One stretch of Vulpes lagopus strain Blue_001 chromosome X, ASM1834538v1, whole genome shotgun sequence DNA includes these proteins:
- the TIMP1 gene encoding metalloproteinase inhibitor 1: MSNASRKPGGLWFPHRCHPRPSRGHLSSTAQALPPSPQTQHPERLTREPTMAPFAPLASCILLWLWLTAPSRACTCAPPHPQTAFCNSQIVIRAKFVGTAEVNQTDLNRRYEIKMTKMFKGFSDLGNASDIRFVDTPALESVCGYLHRSQNRSEEFLVAGNLRDGHLQINTCSFVARWSSLSTAQRRGFTKTYAAGCEECTVFTCSSIPCKLQSDTHCLWTDQFLTGSDKGFQSRHLACLPREPGICTWQSLRPRMA, translated from the exons ATGAGTAATGCATCCAGGAAGCCTGGAGGCCTGTGGTTTCCGCACCGCTGCCACCCCCGCCCCTCGCGTGGACATTTATCCTCCACTGCTCAGGCCCTGCCGCCATCGCCACAGACCCAGCACCCGGAGAGACTCACCAGAG AACCCACCATGGCACCCTTTGCACCCTTGGCCTCCTGCATCCTGCTGTGGCTGTGGCTGACCGCCCCCAGCAGGGCCTGTAcctgtgccccaccccacccgcagACAGCCTTCTGCAACTCCCAAATCG TCATCAGGGCCAAGTTCGTGGGGACCGCAGAAGTCAACCAGACTGACTTAAACCGGCGTTATGAGATCAAGATGACTAAG ATGTTCAAGGGTTTCAGCGACTTGGGGAATGCCTCGGACATCCGGTTCGTCGACACCCCCGCCCTGGAGAGCGTCTGCGGATACTTGCACAGGTCCCAGAACCGCAGCGAGGAGTTTCTCGTCGCCG GAAACCTGCGGGACGGACACTTGCAGATCAACACCTGCAGTTTCGTGGCCCGGTGGAGCAGCCTGAGTACCGCTCAGCGCCGGGGCTTCACCAAGACCTATGCTGCTGGCTGTGAGGAGTGCACA GTGTTTACCTGTTCATCCATCCCCTGCAAACTGCAGAGTGACACTCATTGCTTGTGGACGGACCAGTTCCTCACAGGCTCTGACAAGGGTTTCCAGAGCCGCCACCTGGCCTGCCTGCCAAGAGAGCCAGGGATATGCACCTGGCAGTCCCTGCGGCCCCGGATGGCCTAA